The following are encoded in a window of Verrucomicrobiota bacterium genomic DNA:
- a CDS encoding alkaline phosphatase D family protein, whose amino-acid sequence MILIIMMGNTTKSNLKQYFAAILVSLGLACATHAQPGSIEDLYEPGLAPFYHGVASGDPDADGFIIWTRITPYVELGQSLTVGWSVATDSRMKNIVAQGDFITDPSRDYTVKVDVGGLLSGQTYYYQFSYLKRCSIVGKTKTAPTEAVESLKFAVISCSNNEWGFFSGYQKIARRRDLDGVIHLGDYIYEYGDNDSYSSPEIRDEIVIFPANELLTLEDYRIRYANYRLDPNLREAHQQHPFIVVWDDHESANDAWVGGAENHDPATEGSWEARKAVSKQAYFEWMPIRENGDRIFRTLSYGPLLDLIMLDTRLEGREQQLTSIFDPALYSPNRTLLGAEQKEWLKGELENSNAQWKVIGNQVIFSEFNIGFAASILGIPSALVEGFFLDIWDGYRAERSELIDFIEAGPIMDVVFVTGDFHSSFAWEVTDFPADFPSSLPNYDPITAAGSVAVEFAVPSISAANFDENIDDAGAPNGTSAYLEFILNKPVNESGIFDPDEGFNFNPHLTYTDLDRHGYMILTVNENAVQADYYYMIDILVPTTRQTWGAGVVSFSGSNDLGLAPAPAPRKSVLDIPAPDKIFFKP is encoded by the coding sequence ATGATATTAATTATCATGATGGGCAATACAACTAAATCTAATTTAAAGCAATATTTTGCAGCGATACTAGTTTCTCTAGGACTCGCTTGTGCTACTCATGCACAACCTGGAAGTATAGAGGATTTATATGAACCTGGATTGGCGCCGTTTTACCATGGAGTAGCTTCTGGTGATCCAGATGCAGATGGCTTTATCATCTGGACCCGTATCACACCTTATGTCGAATTGGGGCAAAGTTTGACAGTTGGTTGGAGCGTGGCCACAGATTCTCGTATGAAAAATATTGTAGCTCAAGGAGATTTCATCACGGACCCTAGCCGCGACTATACGGTGAAAGTGGATGTTGGGGGATTACTCTCAGGCCAGACTTACTATTACCAATTTTCTTATTTGAAGCGTTGCTCGATTGTAGGCAAAACTAAAACAGCTCCAACAGAGGCGGTTGAAAGCCTCAAATTTGCGGTCATTTCCTGTTCGAATAATGAGTGGGGTTTTTTTTCAGGGTATCAAAAGATAGCTCGGCGCAGAGATCTGGATGGGGTCATTCATTTGGGAGATTACATTTATGAGTATGGCGATAATGACTCGTATAGTTCTCCTGAAATTCGTGATGAAATAGTGATCTTTCCTGCTAATGAACTTTTAACATTAGAGGATTATCGTATTCGCTATGCCAATTACCGTCTGGATCCTAATCTGCGAGAAGCGCATCAACAGCACCCCTTTATTGTAGTATGGGATGACCATGAATCGGCTAATGATGCTTGGGTAGGTGGGGCTGAGAATCATGATCCAGCGACTGAAGGTAGTTGGGAAGCCCGCAAGGCAGTTTCCAAACAAGCCTACTTTGAATGGATGCCCATACGTGAAAATGGAGATCGCATTTTCCGGACCTTATCCTATGGGCCACTCCTTGATCTTATCATGTTAGATACCCGTTTGGAGGGACGCGAGCAGCAGCTCACAAGTATATTTGATCCTGCTTTATATAGCCCCAATCGCACTCTGCTAGGGGCGGAGCAAAAAGAATGGCTTAAGGGGGAACTCGAGAACTCAAATGCCCAGTGGAAAGTGATCGGAAATCAGGTGATTTTTTCTGAATTTAATATAGGATTTGCCGCATCAATCCTTGGTATTCCCAGTGCGCTAGTAGAAGGTTTCTTTTTAGATATCTGGGATGGATACCGAGCAGAAAGAAGTGAGCTAATCGACTTTATTGAGGCAGGTCCAATCATGGATGTTGTCTTTGTTACGGGTGATTTTCATTCCAGTTTTGCTTGGGAAGTGACTGATTTTCCTGCCGATTTTCCCAGTAGCTTGCCCAACTACGATCCAATAACTGCTGCGGGATCCGTGGCAGTAGAGTTTGCTGTTCCCAGTATTTCTGCAGCAAATTTTGATGAAAACATTGATGATGCAGGAGCTCCTAATGGGACCTCTGCTTACCTTGAATTTATTTTGAATAAGCCAGTTAATGAATCTGGAATCTTTGATCCAGATGAGGGATTTAATTTTAACCCTCATCTCACTTACACAGATTTGGACAGGCACGGTTACATGATTTTGACAGTGAATGAGAATGCGGTGCAGGCCGACTATTACTACATGATTGATATCCTTGTCCCCACAACGAGACAAACTTGGGGGGCGGGGGTTGTTTCCTTTAGTGGAAGCAATGATTTAGGGTTAGCGCCTGCCCCGGCACCTAGAAAATCGGTGTTAGATATTCCAGCACCAGATAAAATCTTTTTTAAACCCTAG
- a CDS encoding DNA topoisomerase IV subunit B, which yields MAAGRSKKHVYDESKIKTLSSLEHIRARTGMYIGRLGSGSHYNDGIYVLVKEVLDNAIDEFIMGHGSKVEITQQEDSVTIRDYGRGIPLGKVIECVSRINTGAKYNDDVFQFSVGLNGVGTKAVNALSETFSVTSYRDGSYFSATFKKGVLKDQKKGKSKEPNGTLVTFVPDTTIFKNFKFKNEFLEQRLRLYTFLNPELKLIYNGTTYESKDGLKDLLDEEVGEDAIYPILHHREKMLELAFTHTQRLSEDHYSFVNGQYTSDGGTHLSAFREGILKAVNEFYKGKFDGDDVREGLSGAIAIRLKEPVFESQTKNKLGNGEIRSDLVNQVKEIILGLLHRNPKQAERLLQKIQETQRLRKELQDVRKAAKTRSAAITLRIPQLKDCRIHYNAAKDKGRESMIFITEGQSAAGSITSCRDPQTQAIFTLKGKPLNVCELQRAAIYKNDEMFNLMRTLNIEDTIDGLRYGKVVIATDADVDGLHIRNLLITYFLRFFSELITRNHVFILETPLFRVRNKKTTQYCYSEAERDQAMDTISGHEITRFKGLGEISPSEFKTFIGKEMKLSPVVIDDPHHIPNILQFYMGKNTPIRKEYIMENLVIEEPLEKGQAA from the coding sequence ATGGCAGCAGGACGTTCTAAAAAGCACGTTTACGACGAATCAAAGATTAAAACTCTGTCCTCCTTAGAACATATTAGGGCCCGGACCGGCATGTACATCGGGCGTCTAGGTTCAGGCAGCCATTACAACGATGGCATATACGTTTTGGTCAAGGAAGTTCTGGATAATGCTATAGACGAATTCATTATGGGTCATGGCTCAAAAGTTGAAATCACTCAGCAAGAAGACTCCGTTACCATCCGCGACTATGGGCGAGGCATCCCTCTTGGAAAAGTCATAGAATGTGTCTCCAGAATCAATACCGGAGCAAAATACAATGACGACGTCTTCCAATTTTCCGTCGGTCTAAATGGGGTGGGCACGAAGGCAGTTAATGCCTTATCCGAAACATTCTCTGTCACCTCGTACCGTGACGGCTCCTACTTCTCTGCCACATTCAAAAAGGGAGTGCTAAAGGACCAGAAAAAAGGGAAATCTAAAGAGCCTAATGGAACTTTAGTAACTTTTGTCCCCGATACTACCATCTTCAAAAACTTCAAATTCAAAAATGAATTTCTCGAACAACGACTAAGACTTTATACCTTTCTTAATCCTGAATTAAAGCTGATCTATAATGGTACAACCTATGAGTCAAAAGACGGTCTCAAGGATCTCCTCGATGAAGAAGTTGGAGAGGATGCCATCTATCCTATTCTCCATCATCGTGAGAAAATGTTAGAACTAGCTTTCACTCATACTCAGCGTCTGAGTGAAGACCATTACTCATTCGTTAATGGACAATATACATCTGACGGAGGCACTCATCTTTCGGCCTTTAGAGAAGGTATACTTAAGGCCGTTAATGAATTTTATAAAGGCAAATTCGATGGTGATGATGTCCGAGAAGGCTTATCAGGAGCCATTGCTATACGTCTCAAAGAACCTGTTTTTGAATCGCAAACAAAAAACAAGCTGGGTAATGGAGAGATTCGTTCCGATCTTGTCAACCAAGTTAAAGAAATCATTCTCGGTCTGTTACACCGTAACCCTAAACAAGCAGAGCGCCTCTTGCAAAAGATCCAAGAAACTCAGCGCCTACGCAAAGAGTTACAAGACGTTCGCAAAGCTGCGAAAACACGCTCTGCTGCTATTACCCTACGCATTCCGCAGCTCAAGGATTGCCGTATTCACTATAACGCCGCAAAAGATAAAGGTAGAGAATCCATGATCTTTATCACTGAGGGACAATCCGCAGCCGGCTCGATCACCTCTTGCCGTGACCCGCAAACACAAGCCATCTTCACGCTTAAAGGAAAGCCTTTAAATGTCTGTGAGTTGCAACGTGCTGCTATATATAAAAACGATGAGATGTTCAATCTCATGCGCACCTTAAACATTGAGGATACCATTGATGGGTTGCGTTATGGCAAGGTCGTTATAGCAACAGATGCAGATGTCGATGGACTTCACATTCGCAATCTCCTTATTACTTATTTCCTGCGCTTTTTTTCCGAACTCATTACCCGCAATCACGTATTTATTCTTGAAACTCCTCTCTTCCGCGTTCGCAATAAAAAAACAACCCAATATTGCTATAGCGAGGCAGAACGTGACCAAGCCATGGACACCATCTCAGGCCACGAGATTACTCGCTTCAAAGGTCTAGGTGAAATCAGCCCAAGTGAATTCAAAACTTTCATTGGCAAAGAAATGAAACTCTCCCCAGTTGTCATAGATGACCCGCATCATATTCCCAACATTTTGCAATTTTACATGGGCAAGAACACCCCGATTCGCAAAGAATACATCATGGAAAATCTGGTGATCGAAGAACCCTTAGAAAAGGGTCAAGCAGCCTAG
- a CDS encoding Fe(3+) ABC transporter substrate-binding protein yields MKIKTTQLFSMITLACGLLMHSAFSAEEVNIYSHRHYDADKQLFEKFTETTGIKVNIVKAKADQLIERLLAEGEYSPADLLMTADIGRLHKARELKLLQAAESEYLKKNIPENLRDKDNQWFALTKRARVIAYHKDRVNPEDLSTIEALTDPKWKGKILIRSSTNIYNQSLIASMIAHHGVEKTEEWAKGFVANFARSPKGSDRDQMRAVVAGEGDLAIVNTYYLGILSNGDDKDKAVAEQIRIFFPNQGDRGTHVNVSGVGLTRYAKNKDNAIKLMDFLASAQAQSLFAQANFEYPVIDNIKSSELVESWGNFKEDTISLSQVGLYNEAAIKLSDRVGWE; encoded by the coding sequence ATGAAAATTAAAACTACTCAGCTCTTTTCTATGATAACCTTGGCTTGTGGCCTTTTAATGCACTCAGCTTTTTCTGCCGAAGAAGTCAACATCTATTCGCACCGCCATTATGACGCAGATAAGCAGCTCTTTGAAAAATTTACGGAAACTACTGGAATAAAGGTCAATATTGTTAAGGCCAAGGCTGACCAACTGATTGAACGTCTTCTTGCCGAAGGAGAATACAGTCCAGCGGATTTGCTTATGACAGCAGACATTGGCCGTCTTCATAAAGCCAGAGAGCTCAAGCTGTTGCAAGCTGCAGAGAGTGAGTATCTCAAAAAGAACATTCCAGAAAACCTGCGAGACAAAGACAATCAATGGTTTGCACTAACCAAGCGCGCGAGGGTGATTGCCTACCATAAAGATCGAGTGAACCCAGAAGACCTTAGCACGATCGAAGCGCTTACAGATCCCAAATGGAAGGGCAAAATACTGATTCGCTCCTCAACAAACATCTACAACCAGTCATTGATCGCCTCTATGATTGCGCATCATGGAGTTGAAAAAACCGAGGAGTGGGCTAAAGGCTTTGTTGCTAATTTTGCGCGAAGCCCTAAAGGAAGTGACCGTGACCAAATGCGTGCCGTTGTTGCAGGTGAGGGCGATCTTGCGATTGTTAATACCTATTATTTAGGTATTCTCTCTAATGGCGACGATAAAGATAAAGCAGTCGCAGAACAAATCAGGATATTCTTTCCTAATCAAGGTGACCGAGGTACTCATGTCAACGTTAGTGGCGTGGGTCTCACCCGTTATGCTAAGAATAAGGATAATGCGATTAAATTGATGGATTTTCTAGCAAGCGCGCAAGCGCAGTCACTATTTGCTCAGGCAAATTTTGAGTACCCCGTCATAGACAATATCAAGTCTTCTGAGTTAGTAGAATCATGGGGGAATTTCAAAGAAGATACCATCTCCCTATCCCAAGTTGGCCTTTATAATGAAGCAGCTATTAAGCTCTCTGACCGAGTGGGATGGGAATAG